In the genome of Mytilus edulis chromosome 3, xbMytEdul2.2, whole genome shotgun sequence, one region contains:
- the LOC139515979 gene encoding ribosomal protein S6 kinase delta-1-like isoform X2: MASRMKRQTSVQDKIWNFNVSDPTLHPNGFTIYKVTIRVFRMSESDKLTEIIIWKRYNDFKELYKGMINLHKALHRRNPFPVFAKPKLFGRFEETVIEERRKSAIDLLVFIGSQPHLYNSKIFEEFLKGGKVKEGVSGKVLKPSKLDIMQSANPQNNKKKETEPIQPVKHPPDEENSNGNSSQQENGDTDESLEGVWNFPRVPDNISLNSFDDTDDSEAIDAESMLSTSLPELDITSFDPLKSDDLGPPTPGLKTSSSWLFAAMDTCAGIDETEEYNNKVLLQQDDENDQPPSLNLDMSLPDSSSDLDTNTNTTTEPDLSDFDPLKPRTLSSVECGKGDLDLSWHSRTSSSSSRTSSVTSSPRHGSKRSPSHRFRSGTNESVSTMDLGGKEDYIYCAADQICLAQECEASSKFELAFSYYKSGVGILLQGVQTDKNKARRDAVRRKTAQYLMKAEDLYNRHLANDTVDEKRWSTADNMLSPSGDLDPTLNLIKAPISEMKNLKVLGTIDKVLLVMDKTSDETYVIKTIHKSSVCSKFYRTIMPLSCPYMVHLHKFYETENTVYLILQHATGGKLWNYIGEYLQYNKTNSSMNVDNIPSPSTNVYSGFNTYTNSTKEKDKVEVENDQIKNVPADDILGDGPEFDNESSPKQFEENKLSDNISDISDISDDRTDNNGSDKPDLNRIESMSSEEIIDFNEASKISKQQEDVFQELLLNSNQTNLENFSINSIESNEGRPRVDSIISDNINIESIPEESEISPTHQLYSHTEEDIVHQPPINNCDQPVNCDNVFNGQQINEKYNSVPVVLHRSVSGSSGVDEEAEAIVQNAKDLLRTVERTLSQTDTEVNKCIYPDNVENKNLSPDKDQLNDSCDTLTDHNEVSIYDVNRSFSDTNSDNESKPCDSEPKNRSGTVKSSSSDTLSDKTESKKTSRSSTLTDQSRSKPQKLSRMNSKELSRSASFEHELKSPNLTRQRTLSDVFRQLDLAMSSPEQVRLPETCIRQWIAEIVIAVSRLHAEGLICRDLRPDNILLGENGHILLSYFCQISLTDRILNQEAEDQFYVAPEVNGIGNYTEVCDWWSVGTLLYELVMCRSLKSSHPGGITPHTQLYLPNTASPEAHGLLHQLLCYNPKERLGSGINGSEDIKAHPFFTGINWNQLEKLT, translated from the exons ATGGCATCGAGAATGAAACGTCAAACATCTGTGCAAGATAAAATATGGAATTTTAATGTTTCTGATCCAACATTACATCCAAATGGCTTCACAATTTATAAAGTTACAATTAGA gTTTTTAGAATGTCTGAATCAGATAAGCTCACAGAG aTCATCATATGGAAGAGATATAATGACTTTAAAGAATTATACAAGGGAATGATAAACTTACACAAAGCTTTACACAGAAGGAACCCATTCCCAGTATTCGCTAAACCAAAGTTGTTTG GAAGGTTTGAAGAAACAGTTATTGAAGAAAGAAGAAAAAGTGCCATAGATCTCTTAGTCTTCATAGGAAGTCAGCCACATTTATATAACTCTAAAATTTTTGAAGAATTTCTTAAG GGTGGAAAAGTTAAAGAAGGAGTATCTGGTAAAGTATTAAAGCCATCAAAACTGGACATAATGCAGTCAGCTAATccacaaaataataaaaagaaagagACGGAACCCATACAACCAGTCAAACATCCTCCTGATGAAGAAAACAGTAACGGGAATAGTTCACAACAAGAGAATGG tgACACAGATGAAAGTTTAGAAGGAGTATGGAATTTCCCCCGAGTTCCTGACAACATCAGTCTGAACTCCTTTGATGATACTGATGATTCAGAAGCTATAGATGCTGAGTCCATGTTAAGTACCTCATTACCTGAGCTGGACATTACTTCATTTGATCCTTTAAAATCAGATGACCTAGGACCTCCAACTCCAGGGCTAAAGACAAGCAGTAGTTGGCTGTTTGCTGCAATGGATACTTGTGCAG GTATAGATGAGACAGAAGAATACAATAATAAAGTACTGTTACAGCAGGATGATGAGAATGATCAG cCACCTAGTTTGAACTTGGACATGTCATTGCCTGACtcttcatctgaccttgacactAATACCAATACAACCACAGAGCCAGATCTCAGTGATTTTGACCCATTAAAGCCTAGAACTTTGTCGTCTGTTGAATGTGGTAAGGGTGACCTTGACCTATCCTGGCACAGTAGAACCTCCTCATCCTCTAGTCGAACATCAAGCGTAACATCATCTCCACGACATGGATCAAAACGAAGCCCCTCCCATCGATTTAGATCAGGAACCAATGAAAGTGTATCAACAATGGATCTTGGCGGAAAGGAGGATTATATTTATTGTGCTGCTGATCAGATATGTCTGGCACAGGAATGTGAAGCAAGTTCTAAATTTGAGCTGGCATTTTCTTATTACAAGAGTGGTGTTGGAATACTTCTGCAAGGTGTACAAA CTGACAAAAATAAAGCAAGAAGGGATGCTGTCCGTAGGAAAACAGCACAGTATTTAATGAAAGCAGAAGATTTGTACAATAGACATCTAGCTAATGATACAGTAGATGAAAAACGTTGGTCG ACTGCAGATAATATGCTGTCTCCATCAGGTGACCTTGACCCAACATTGAACTTGATTAAAGCACCCATCTCTGAAATGAAGAATTTAAAAGTTTTAGGAACTATAGACAAAGTTTTGTTGGTGATGGATAAAACATCTGATGAAACTTATGTTATCAAG ACAATACATAAATCAAGTGTGTGCAGTAAATTCTACAGAACAATAATGCCATTATCATGTCCGTACATGGTACATTTGCATAAATTTTACGAAACAGAAAATACTGTCTATTTAATTCTACAGCATGCGACAGGAGGAAAACTCTGGAATTACATAGGAGAGTACTTACAATACAATAAGACAAATTCCTCCATGAATGTTGACAATATTCCTTCACCTTCAACAAATGTATATTCAGGATTCAATACGTACACAAATTCTACAAAAGAAAAGGACAAGGTGGAAGTAgaaaatgatcaaataaaaaatgttcctGCGGACGATATATTAGGTGACGGTCCGGAGTTTGACAATGAATCTAGTCCTAAGCAATTTGAGGAAAACAAACTTTCCGATAATATCAGTGACATAAGTGATATATCTGATGACCGAACAGACAATAATGGGTCAGACAAACCAGATTTGAATCGTATCGAAAGTATGTCATCAGAAGAAATTATAGATTTTAATGAAgcatcaaaaatttcaaaacagcAGGAAGACGTGTTTCAAGAATTATTACTAAATAGTAATCAgacaaatttagaaaattttagcATTAATAGTATTGAGAGTAATGAAGGGAGACCTCGAGTTGATAGTATTATATCTGACAACATTAATATTGAGAGTATTCCAGAAGAAAGTGAAATATCTCCTACCCACCAATTATATAGCCATACCGAAGAAGATATAGTCCACCAGCCACCCATTAACAACTGTGATCAACCTGTTAACTGTGATAATGTTTTCAATGGACAGCAAATTAATGAGAAGTATAATTCTGTTCCTGTTGTTCTGCACCGTTCTGTTTCGGGAAGTTCTGGTGTAGACGAGGAAGCAGAAGCCATTGTTCAAAATGCCAAAGATTTACTTAGAACGGTTGAGCGAACATTGTCACAAACTGATACAGAGGTTAACAAGTGTATTTATCCGGACAATGTTGAAAATAAAAACCTTTCACCTGATAAAGATCAACTTAACGACAGCTGTGATACATTGACCGATCATAATGAAGTCAGTATATATGATGTAAATAGGTCATTTTCAGACACAAATAGTGATAATGAAAGTAAACCATGTGATTCAGAACCTAAAAATAGAAGTGGTACAGTGAAATCTTCATCATCTGATACTTTATCAGATAAAACAGAAAGTAAAAAAACTTCAAGGTCATCAACTCTAACTGATCAATCAAGGTCAAAGCCACAAAAACTTTCCAGGATGAATTCTAAAGAACTTAGTCGTTCAGCGTCATTTGAACATGAACTAAAATCTCCAAATTTAACAAGACAGAGAACTCTGTCTGATGTATTCAGGCAATTAGATTTAGCCATGTCAAGTCCTGAGCAGGTGAGATTACCTGAGACCTGTATTCGACAGTGGATAGCAGAAATTGTCATTGCAGTGTCAAGGTTACACGCTGAGGGGTTAATTTGCAG AGATTTAAGGCCAGACAACATTTTACTAGGAGAAAATGgacatattttattgtcatatttcTGTCAGATAAGTTTGACAGACAGAATACTAAACCAGGAGGCTGAGGACCAGTTTTATGTAGCACCAG AGGTAAATGGTATTGGTAACTACACAGAAGTATGTGATTGGTGGAGTGTTGGTACTTTATTGTATGAACTTGTTATGTGTAGG AGTTTAAAGAGCAGTCACCCTGGAGGAATCACACCACACACACAGTTATATCTCCCAAACACTGCTTCTCCTGAGGCTCATGGTTTATTACATCAG TTATTGTGTTATAACCCTAAAGAAAGACTGGGTTCTGGTATAAATGGAAGTGAAGACATCAAAGCTCATCCTTTCTTTACTGGTATCAACTGGAACCAGTTAGAAAAATTAACATAA
- the LOC139515979 gene encoding ribosomal protein S6 kinase delta-1-like isoform X1: MASRMKRQTSVQDKIWNFNVSDPTLHPNGFTIYKVTIRVFRMSESDKLTEIIIWKRYNDFKELYKGMINLHKALHRRNPFPVFAKPKLFGRFEETVIEERRKSAIDLLVFIGSQPHLYNSKIFEEFLKGGKVKEGVSGKVLKPSKLDIMQSANPQNNKKKETEPIQPVKHPPDEENSNGNSSQQENGDTDESLEGVWNFPRVPDNISLNSFDDTDDSEAIDAESMLSTSLPELDITSFDPLKSDDLGPPTPGLKTSSSWLFAAMDTCAGTNSEHIEGIDETEEYNNKVLLQQDDENDQPPSLNLDMSLPDSSSDLDTNTNTTTEPDLSDFDPLKPRTLSSVECGKGDLDLSWHSRTSSSSSRTSSVTSSPRHGSKRSPSHRFRSGTNESVSTMDLGGKEDYIYCAADQICLAQECEASSKFELAFSYYKSGVGILLQGVQTDKNKARRDAVRRKTAQYLMKAEDLYNRHLANDTVDEKRWSTADNMLSPSGDLDPTLNLIKAPISEMKNLKVLGTIDKVLLVMDKTSDETYVIKTIHKSSVCSKFYRTIMPLSCPYMVHLHKFYETENTVYLILQHATGGKLWNYIGEYLQYNKTNSSMNVDNIPSPSTNVYSGFNTYTNSTKEKDKVEVENDQIKNVPADDILGDGPEFDNESSPKQFEENKLSDNISDISDISDDRTDNNGSDKPDLNRIESMSSEEIIDFNEASKISKQQEDVFQELLLNSNQTNLENFSINSIESNEGRPRVDSIISDNINIESIPEESEISPTHQLYSHTEEDIVHQPPINNCDQPVNCDNVFNGQQINEKYNSVPVVLHRSVSGSSGVDEEAEAIVQNAKDLLRTVERTLSQTDTEVNKCIYPDNVENKNLSPDKDQLNDSCDTLTDHNEVSIYDVNRSFSDTNSDNESKPCDSEPKNRSGTVKSSSSDTLSDKTESKKTSRSSTLTDQSRSKPQKLSRMNSKELSRSASFEHELKSPNLTRQRTLSDVFRQLDLAMSSPEQVRLPETCIRQWIAEIVIAVSRLHAEGLICRDLRPDNILLGENGHILLSYFCQISLTDRILNQEAEDQFYVAPEVNGIGNYTEVCDWWSVGTLLYELVMCRSLKSSHPGGITPHTQLYLPNTASPEAHGLLHQLLCYNPKERLGSGINGSEDIKAHPFFTGINWNQLEKLT; this comes from the exons ATGGCATCGAGAATGAAACGTCAAACATCTGTGCAAGATAAAATATGGAATTTTAATGTTTCTGATCCAACATTACATCCAAATGGCTTCACAATTTATAAAGTTACAATTAGA gTTTTTAGAATGTCTGAATCAGATAAGCTCACAGAG aTCATCATATGGAAGAGATATAATGACTTTAAAGAATTATACAAGGGAATGATAAACTTACACAAAGCTTTACACAGAAGGAACCCATTCCCAGTATTCGCTAAACCAAAGTTGTTTG GAAGGTTTGAAGAAACAGTTATTGAAGAAAGAAGAAAAAGTGCCATAGATCTCTTAGTCTTCATAGGAAGTCAGCCACATTTATATAACTCTAAAATTTTTGAAGAATTTCTTAAG GGTGGAAAAGTTAAAGAAGGAGTATCTGGTAAAGTATTAAAGCCATCAAAACTGGACATAATGCAGTCAGCTAATccacaaaataataaaaagaaagagACGGAACCCATACAACCAGTCAAACATCCTCCTGATGAAGAAAACAGTAACGGGAATAGTTCACAACAAGAGAATGG tgACACAGATGAAAGTTTAGAAGGAGTATGGAATTTCCCCCGAGTTCCTGACAACATCAGTCTGAACTCCTTTGATGATACTGATGATTCAGAAGCTATAGATGCTGAGTCCATGTTAAGTACCTCATTACCTGAGCTGGACATTACTTCATTTGATCCTTTAAAATCAGATGACCTAGGACCTCCAACTCCAGGGCTAAAGACAAGCAGTAGTTGGCTGTTTGCTGCAATGGATACTTGTGCAG GTACAAATTCTGAGCACATAGAAG GTATAGATGAGACAGAAGAATACAATAATAAAGTACTGTTACAGCAGGATGATGAGAATGATCAG cCACCTAGTTTGAACTTGGACATGTCATTGCCTGACtcttcatctgaccttgacactAATACCAATACAACCACAGAGCCAGATCTCAGTGATTTTGACCCATTAAAGCCTAGAACTTTGTCGTCTGTTGAATGTGGTAAGGGTGACCTTGACCTATCCTGGCACAGTAGAACCTCCTCATCCTCTAGTCGAACATCAAGCGTAACATCATCTCCACGACATGGATCAAAACGAAGCCCCTCCCATCGATTTAGATCAGGAACCAATGAAAGTGTATCAACAATGGATCTTGGCGGAAAGGAGGATTATATTTATTGTGCTGCTGATCAGATATGTCTGGCACAGGAATGTGAAGCAAGTTCTAAATTTGAGCTGGCATTTTCTTATTACAAGAGTGGTGTTGGAATACTTCTGCAAGGTGTACAAA CTGACAAAAATAAAGCAAGAAGGGATGCTGTCCGTAGGAAAACAGCACAGTATTTAATGAAAGCAGAAGATTTGTACAATAGACATCTAGCTAATGATACAGTAGATGAAAAACGTTGGTCG ACTGCAGATAATATGCTGTCTCCATCAGGTGACCTTGACCCAACATTGAACTTGATTAAAGCACCCATCTCTGAAATGAAGAATTTAAAAGTTTTAGGAACTATAGACAAAGTTTTGTTGGTGATGGATAAAACATCTGATGAAACTTATGTTATCAAG ACAATACATAAATCAAGTGTGTGCAGTAAATTCTACAGAACAATAATGCCATTATCATGTCCGTACATGGTACATTTGCATAAATTTTACGAAACAGAAAATACTGTCTATTTAATTCTACAGCATGCGACAGGAGGAAAACTCTGGAATTACATAGGAGAGTACTTACAATACAATAAGACAAATTCCTCCATGAATGTTGACAATATTCCTTCACCTTCAACAAATGTATATTCAGGATTCAATACGTACACAAATTCTACAAAAGAAAAGGACAAGGTGGAAGTAgaaaatgatcaaataaaaaatgttcctGCGGACGATATATTAGGTGACGGTCCGGAGTTTGACAATGAATCTAGTCCTAAGCAATTTGAGGAAAACAAACTTTCCGATAATATCAGTGACATAAGTGATATATCTGATGACCGAACAGACAATAATGGGTCAGACAAACCAGATTTGAATCGTATCGAAAGTATGTCATCAGAAGAAATTATAGATTTTAATGAAgcatcaaaaatttcaaaacagcAGGAAGACGTGTTTCAAGAATTATTACTAAATAGTAATCAgacaaatttagaaaattttagcATTAATAGTATTGAGAGTAATGAAGGGAGACCTCGAGTTGATAGTATTATATCTGACAACATTAATATTGAGAGTATTCCAGAAGAAAGTGAAATATCTCCTACCCACCAATTATATAGCCATACCGAAGAAGATATAGTCCACCAGCCACCCATTAACAACTGTGATCAACCTGTTAACTGTGATAATGTTTTCAATGGACAGCAAATTAATGAGAAGTATAATTCTGTTCCTGTTGTTCTGCACCGTTCTGTTTCGGGAAGTTCTGGTGTAGACGAGGAAGCAGAAGCCATTGTTCAAAATGCCAAAGATTTACTTAGAACGGTTGAGCGAACATTGTCACAAACTGATACAGAGGTTAACAAGTGTATTTATCCGGACAATGTTGAAAATAAAAACCTTTCACCTGATAAAGATCAACTTAACGACAGCTGTGATACATTGACCGATCATAATGAAGTCAGTATATATGATGTAAATAGGTCATTTTCAGACACAAATAGTGATAATGAAAGTAAACCATGTGATTCAGAACCTAAAAATAGAAGTGGTACAGTGAAATCTTCATCATCTGATACTTTATCAGATAAAACAGAAAGTAAAAAAACTTCAAGGTCATCAACTCTAACTGATCAATCAAGGTCAAAGCCACAAAAACTTTCCAGGATGAATTCTAAAGAACTTAGTCGTTCAGCGTCATTTGAACATGAACTAAAATCTCCAAATTTAACAAGACAGAGAACTCTGTCTGATGTATTCAGGCAATTAGATTTAGCCATGTCAAGTCCTGAGCAGGTGAGATTACCTGAGACCTGTATTCGACAGTGGATAGCAGAAATTGTCATTGCAGTGTCAAGGTTACACGCTGAGGGGTTAATTTGCAG AGATTTAAGGCCAGACAACATTTTACTAGGAGAAAATGgacatattttattgtcatatttcTGTCAGATAAGTTTGACAGACAGAATACTAAACCAGGAGGCTGAGGACCAGTTTTATGTAGCACCAG AGGTAAATGGTATTGGTAACTACACAGAAGTATGTGATTGGTGGAGTGTTGGTACTTTATTGTATGAACTTGTTATGTGTAGG AGTTTAAAGAGCAGTCACCCTGGAGGAATCACACCACACACACAGTTATATCTCCCAAACACTGCTTCTCCTGAGGCTCATGGTTTATTACATCAG TTATTGTGTTATAACCCTAAAGAAAGACTGGGTTCTGGTATAAATGGAAGTGAAGACATCAAAGCTCATCCTTTCTTTACTGGTATCAACTGGAACCAGTTAGAAAAATTAACATAA
- the LOC139515980 gene encoding ADP-ribosylation factor-like protein 2, which yields MGLLTILKKMKQKEKEVRLLMLGLDNAGKTTILKKFNGEDIDTISPTLGFNIKTLEHKGFKLNIWDVGGQKSLRSYWRNYFESTDGLIWVVDSADRMRMNDCKQELQALLVEERLAGATLLVFANKQDLPGSLTAQSIREAMELDEIKTHHWLIQDCSAVTGENLLKGIDWVIDDIASRIFTMD from the exons atgggACTTTTAACCATTCTTAAGAAAATGAAACAGAAAGAAAAGGAAGTCAGACTTCTGATGTT GGGATTGGACAATGCTGGAAAAACAACGATTCTAAAGAAATTTAATGGTGAAGATATAGATACAATTTCACCAACACTTGGATTTAATATCAAAACACTGGAACATAAAGG gTTTAAACTAAACATTTGGGATGTTGGAGGTCAGAAATCACTACGATCCTACTGGAGGAATTATTTTGAGAGTACTGATGGTTTGATTTGGGTTGTAGATAGTGCTGACAGAATGAGAATGAACGACTGTAAACAAGAACTTCAGGCATTACTAGTGGAGGAG AGACTAGCAGGAGCTACACTTCTTGTATTTGCAAACAAACAAGATCTACCAGGGTCTCTGACAGCACAATCAATCAGAGAA GCAATGGAATTAGATGAAATAAAAACGCATCACTGGTTAATACAAGACTGTAGTGCTGTGACTGGTGAAAATTTACTTAAGGGTATCGACTGGGTGATAGATGATATAGCTTCAAGAATATTCACCATGGACTGA